CATTCTGCCAGGCGGCGCCCTGCACACCTGTCAATGAGGAACCTCACTTGTCTGCGACTCGAACGGCGTCGAGAGAGTCGTTGGCAATCACCGCGTGCGCATACGCTAAGCAAGCACGGATATCTTCCGGCTCCAGGTCAGGATAGTCGGCGAGAATCGCGTCAATGGTCTCGCCCTGCGCCAATAGGCTCAGAATCAATTCCACGGATACTCGCATCCCACGAATAATTGGCTTTCCCCCAAAGATCTCAGAGTTCGCCGTAATGCGTTTGAGAAGCTCTGGCTCTGTCATGGCTGCACCCCTATAAAAAGGCATTCCATCTCATCGGGCCGCTGCCGTAGGCATGACGTCCGCGCGGGTTTTTTTCCGCTTTTGAGGACAGCCCCCGGGCCATACCATGGGAAAGGGCTCCAGCTGGCTCATCCAACCATCCTCAAGCCGCAGGGGAATTCTAGGCCCTTATCCCGAACAACTACAAGAGTCCTGTTGTTTTGCGGGAGTGGGAGCAGGAGCCCCTGGACCCCATCATCTCGCCGCCTCCCACCCCGTATCGCTTTTTGATGCTATGAAAGCGCTGCACTTCAGCGCGCCGAAAGCCAGGAGGTCCCGGACACTAGTCTCGTAGACTTCTCACTCCAAGTCCTGGGGTATAGGCTGCCTTGAACCAAGTACGTCCCCGCTCGTGGGGGTAAAGAGGGGGTCTCTGAGCAGGATGTCATTGATCTTCCATTCGCGGGCAATTGCAGTTACCAGACCTCTTTCCGGTCCGGGGGAAGCTCGAAACCAGTACGGCGAGCTTAGCCCCCGCACGGGAGGGGACAAGCAGCGTCGCCTGCTACTCGGCGGCCAGAGGAAGTTGGGACTCCAAGGTTGGAAGCGGGCGAGACGTGAGCCTAACGGTGCTCCAAGACGGCGATTCGCCCATCCAGGTCCAGAAGCCGCCGGTCCACCTTGCTGAATTCCTGGCGAACCTCGTTGCGGAAGCGCTCAAGCTTTTCATCCAGCGCGGTGAGTCCTTCAGCGATTAGCTGGATGTCGGACCGCAAGCTCTCGCCAACGACCTCGAAATGTCGGCGAGTCTCTGCGGCGCTGGTCTGGATATCGTGCTGGAGTTCCTGTCGAAGCCGATCAAAGCGGGCGTCGAGCGGGTCGGAAGCCATGAGCCATACTCTCTACGCCTCGTCTGCTCGTGTCAAGGGTATCGGATGTAATACATCTCGGCGGCTCACCCCGTCGTTGCCCTCATTCCATCTTCGCCAGCTCCGCCTCCGCCTGCGCCAGCCAGAAGCCCGTGTCCATCTCGCGGTACAGCGCCGCCGCGGTCGTGAGGTGCTCCTGGGCACGCGTTCGGTCAGCGATACACCGGTACAGCCGGTCGAGACCCAGGTGGCAGCGGGCGACGAGTGGGCGCATGCCGACTGCCGCACGAGTAAAGCAGGCGGCGGAGCGGGTCGCCCCGGAGCGGAGTGACACCAGTATTAGCACTGGAGAGTGGAGAGCCGCGCGGTTATGATGGGGGTGCGGGCTAAGTGGTGGTCAGGATTGGTGCCGAAGGGGGGACTCGAACCCCCACACCCTTGCGGGCACTAGACCCTGAATCTAGCGCGTCTGCCAATTCCGCCACTTCGGCTCCGGGCAAGCCTCACGATACTACACGGCGATGGCGCCAAGTCAAGGGGACCGGAAGGCCGCCGAGCGGGCCGTGGCCACCAACCGGAAGGCCTGGCACGACTACCAGATCCTAGAGACCTACGAGGCCGGGCTCGTCCTCCGGGGCACCGAGGTCAAGTCCCTCCGGGAGGGCAAGGCCAACTTCAAGGACAGCTACGCCGCGGTCGAGGGCAACGAGGTCTGGCTGCTGGGGTGCCACATCAGCCCCTACCATCACGGGACCGACGCCAACCACGATCCCGACCGCCGCCGGAAGCTCCTCCTGCACCGGGGCGAGATCAACCGGCTCCTGGGGAAGACGCAGGAGCGCGGGTTGACCCTGGTGCCGCTTCGTCTATACTTTAAGCATGGCCGGGCCAAGCTCGAGCTGGGCCTGGCGCGGGGCAAGAAGCTCTACGACAAGCGCCGGGCCCTTCGCGAGCGCGAGACCCGCCGGGAGATGGACAAGGCTATCCGCAGCCGCTCCCGCGAGTAGCCAGATCAGAAACGGAAAGGAGGGGGCGACCGGTTTCGACGGGGATCAGTGAGGCGCAGGCGGCGTCCCGAGGTCCTCTTTCCTCGTAAAACCGAGAGGACGGTTATAGCTGCCGACACTCAGCTAGCCCTGGCCGCTTAAGACGGCCACGTCCCGCCGGGTCGGGCCACCGGGATCCGGAACTGGGGCGTCATACTCTGGTGGCTGGCCCTGATCCCGGCCTCGGGGTGAGGGGCGAGAACCTTCGAGGCTGGCTCCCCGGTGATCCCGCTGGCAGGAGCGCTGGGGGGCGAGAGCAAGAATGCCAGCTACGGATGTAGAAGCCTGACGCTGAGGGTTTCCGGACGCGGGTTCAATTCCCGCCGCCTCCACCAACCGGATCGGGGCTCGAGGATTCGAGCCCCGATCTTTGTTTTCGCGGTCCTGTAAAAAGTTTTGCGGCGGGCCCGCTGCTGCTAGAATACGCCCTACGGACGGAGCCCGCCTCGCGATGCGATGCCTGCTGGCCGGATGGGTCCTGGGCAGTCTCCTGCTGGGTCTCTTCGAGGGAACCGCGGAAAGCCGAACTCTCTCGGTCGAGATCCGGGGCCAGGAGCGCGGGCAGCTTCCCGTCTTCTTGACCGAGGACGGGGTCGGCTATGTCTCGCTGAGCCGCCTCGCCCGGCTCCTCGGGGTCAAGGCCGCGTGGAGCGACAAAGGAACCAGGGCGACGTTCAAGGTCGGCACGCGGGCGGCCCGGCTCGTGAAGGACCGGGCCCAGGTGGTCGTGCAGGGCAAGACGGTCCGCCTCTCGGCTCCGGTGCGCGTCCTCTCCAGCGGCTGGGCAGTCCCGGAGGAGTTTCTAACCAAGGCCCTTCCCCTCCTGGTGCCGGCCGTCGGTGTGGGCGAGTCGCGCCCGCCGCCACCAAAGCCGCGAGTGAAGCCTGCGCGGGCGGCCGCGGCGCTCGAGGATCTTCGGTTCCGCTCCTACCCCTCGTTCACGCGGGTGGTGCTGGAGGCGAGCGACCCGTTCGAGTTTGAGCTGGAGCTCGGTCCCTCAGAGGTCAGGGTCAGGCTGTCGGGGCTCGCGGTGGAGCACGAGCAGGCCGAGCAGCTTCGGGACGGCCTGATCCGTGGCCTCTCCCTGGAGCGCCGCGGAGCGGAGGCGCTGCTCAGGGTGAGCCTCGAGGCCCCGCTGGGCGAGGCGAAGACGAGCGTCCTCCGCGAGCCCTACCGGGCGGTGCTGGACTTCCACCGCGCCCGGGAGCGCGCCGACACGCTCAGGACCCAGGCGGGTCCCCTGAAGGTCATCGTGCTCGATGCCGGGCACGGCGGTCACGACCCGGGCGCCGTCGGGCCGAACGGGCTTCAGGAGAAGGAGGTCGTGCTGGACGTGACGCTCAGGGTCGCGAAGATGCTGGAGGAGGGGCTCGGCGTCAAGGTGGCCTTCACGCGGACCGGCGATTATTTCGTCCCGCTGAGGGACCGGACCGCGTTTGCCAACGCCCAGCGGGCCGATCTCTTCGTCTCGATCCACGCCAACGCCCATCGCGCCTCGGTCTGGGAGGGGGTGGAGACCTACTTCCTCTCCTCGGAGGCGTCGGACAACGACGCCCGGCAGGTCGCGGCGCTGGAGAACGGGGTCATCCAGCTCGAGACCCGCCCCCCGCGCGGGAACCTGGATATCCTGAAGACGATCCTCTGGGACCTGGCCCAGTCCGAGTTCCAAACCGAATCCAGCCGCCTCGCCGAGATCGTCCTCGACTCGATGACCGGCTCGCTCAGGATCGCCAACCGGGGCGTCAAGCAGGCGGGCTTCTACGTGCTGGGCGGCGCCGCCATGCCGGCGATCCTGGTCGAGATCGGCTTCGTCACCAACCGGAAGGAAGAGCGAAAGCTCATGGACTCGCGGTACCGCGAGCAGGTCGCCCGCGCGATCTACGCCGGGCTCGCCGAGTACAAGCGGCGCTACGATCAGAAGATGCGGGCTATCCTGATGGAGGGAGCGCGCTGATGCGCCACGACGGGCGCCGCCCGGATCAGCTCCGGCCGGTCAGGATCACGCGGAACTTCCTCCGCCATCCCGAGGGCTCGGTGCTCGTGGAGTTCGGCGAGACCAGGGTCATCTGCACCGCCTCCGTCGACGACAAGGTCCCCCAGTTCCTGAGGGGCCAGGGGCAGGGGTGGGTGACGGCGGAGTACGGGATGCTCCCGCGCGCGACCTCGACGCGGATGACCCGGGAGGCTAACCGCACCGGCGGGCGCGCTCAGGAGATCCAGCGGCTCGTGGGCCGGTCCCTGCGCGCGGTGGTCGAGATGGCCAAGCTCGGCGAGCGCACCTTCTGGGTGGACTGCGACGTGATCCAGGCCGACGGAGGCACCCGCACGGCCGCCATCACCGGCGGCTTCATCGCCCTCGCTGACGCGTTCGGGAAGCTGGTCCAAGGCGGCCTCCTGCCCGGCCTGCCCCTCCGCGACTGCGTGGCCGCAGTCAGCGTGGGCGTCGTGGGCGGCCTGCCGGTGCTGGACCTGGACTACGTCGAGGACTCTTCCGCCGAGGTGGACATGAACGTGGTCATGACTGGAGCGCGGGAGTTCGTCGAGGTCCAGGGGACCGCCGAGCACATGCCGTTCGGACGCGATCGCCTCCAGGAGATGCTGGCCCTGGCCGAGGCGGGGATCGCCCGGCTCGTGGCCCTTCAGCGGCGGGCCCTCGAGGCCCGTGACGACGCCGTCTTCTCCCTCTAAAATCCTCGGAGGGGGGCTCCGCCCCCCTTCCGATGCCTCCCCCCGTTGTTCGAGCGTGGCGGGGTCGGCCATGCCGGGAGGCAGGCCGCCCGCCGCGCGAGGCCCGAGTTAATCGCGCGGGCCAAGCCCGCGCTGGGAACGCTTCGGCCGGGTGCGGGTCGACGATTGGAGGATTCGAGTCGAGTTTTCCGGCACGCCTCTAAGCCCCGCCTCGTTCTCGCCACCCTCAACGCCGCCAAGGCCCGGGAGCTCGAGAGCCTTCTGGGCGCGGTGCCGTTCGACGTGGTTCCGCTCGCGGCGTTTCCCGAAGCGCGACTGCCCCCGGAAGAGGTCGGCTCCTACGCCGCCAACGCGCTGGCGAAGGCGCGCGCGGCCGCCCGGCTCGCCGGTGCGCTGGCCCTCGCCGACGATTCGGGGTTGGAGGTGGACGCGCTCGCCGGCGCGCCCGGAGTCGCGAGCGCCCGCTACGGCGGTCCGGGGTTGAGCGATGCCGGGCGCTGCGCCCGGCTCCTGGAAGCGCTTCGCGGGGTGCCTGCCGAGCGCCGCACCGCCCGCTTTCGCTGCGTGATCGCGCTCGCCGATCCCGCGGGGCGCGAGCGCGTGGTGGAAGCGACGGTGGAGGGGCGCCTCACGCTCGCGCCGCGGGGGACGGGCGGCTTCGGCTACGACCCGATCTTTCTCTACCCGCCGCTCGGCCAGACCTTCGCCGGGCTGGCGCAGGAGGTCAAGAATCGCGTGAGCCACCGGGCGCGCGCGGTGGCGCTCGCCCGGGAGCTTCTCCTCGCGTGGTTCCCCGCGGCCGAGCCTTGATCGGCCTTCGCGCGCCACTTATACTCGTGACTGCACATTCGGGGTGTGGCGCAGCCTGGTAGCGCACCTGCTTTGGGAGCAGGGGGTCGGAGGTTCAAATCCTCTCACCCCGACCAACACGTCCAGCGTTTGGGGGAACAGGGGAGCGGGGAAGCATCTCGGGTGCGTGGCCTCCTTGAGTGGTGCCCCGTCCAGGCACCGAGCCCTTTGAACACGGTGTAAATCTGCGTCTTCCGGTGCGAGATCAGCGGGAGGGGCTATGGATCGCCGGTTGGTGCTCATCGTGGATGACGACGCCGAGGCCCGGGAGATCCTCCGGCAGGCGTTCCTCGCCCGGGGCTACGAGTGCGAGGAGGCCGGGGACGGTGCGGAGGCGCTTGAGCAGTTCCGCGCAAGCCGTCCGCTCCTGACCATCAGCGACGTCCGGATGCCTGGGATGGACGGCCTGGAGTTCCTCAAGGCCGCCCGGGCCCTCGACCCCACCGCAGCCATCGTCATGCTCACCGGGGCCGACGACGTCCAGGTGGGGGTCGAGTGTATGAAGCAGGGCGCTTCCGACTACCTTGTCAAGCCCGTCAGCAGGCGCGACATCCTGGACGCATCCGAGCGGGCCCTGGAGCGGCGGCGGTTGCTGCTCGCCCGCGACGAGGAGCAGGCCCAGCTCGCCCGCCGGGTGACCGAAGTTACCCGCGACCTCGACTACGTGAGCCAGTACGACGCGCTGACCGGGCTCGCCAATCGGGCGCTCTTCCAGGACCGGCTGGGCCGCGCTCAGGTCCGGGCCGAGCGGAGCGGACAGCCGCTCGCTGTCATGCTCGTCGATGTCGACCATTTCAAGGCGATCAATGAGTCGCTGGGCTACGAAGCCGGCGACCTCTTCCTCAAGGGAGTGGCCGAACGCCTCCGGCAGTGCGTACGCGCGGTCGACTCGATCGCGCGCCTCGGCGCCGACGAGTTCGCGATCGTCCTCGAGGGACTGGGGCGGGCCGAGCTGGCGGCCGTGGTCGCCGAGCGGACCCTGGCGAGCTTCGCCGTGCCGTTCCTGGTGGCCGGGCGCGAGCTGTTCGTGACGGTGAGCGTCGGCATTGCGGTCTACCCCGCCGACGGCGCCGACGCGGGCGCGCTTATCAAAAACGCCGACGCCGCCCTGTCGGGCGCCAAGGAACAGGGCCGCAACGCCTTCCGCTTTTACACGCCCGACCTGAACGCCAGCGCCCTCGAGCGCCTCGCCCTTCAGGCGGGCCTGCGCCGCGCCCTCGAGCGGGGCGAGCTGAAGCTCTACTACCAGCCGCAGGTGGAGCTCAAGACCGGGCGCGTGACCGGCGTCGAGGCGCTCCTGCGCTGGCACCACCCCGAGCGCGGTCTGGTGCCGCCCGGGGCCTTCATCCCGCTCGCGGAAGAGAGCGGTCTCATCATCCCCATCGGGGAGTGGGTGCTCCGCGCCGGGTGCGCCCAGGCCCAGGCCTGGCAGGCGGGCGGCGTCGGGCCCCTGCGCGTTGCCGTGAACCTCTCGGCGCGGCAGTTCCGCCACGCCCGGCTGCGGGAGAGCGTGGCCGCCGCGGTCGCCGAGGCGGGTCTCGATCCCAGGTTCCTCGAGCTCGAGTTGACCGAAGGCCTCCTTATGGATCCCACCGACGCGGTCACCCGTACCCTGGCCGACCTCAAGGCGATGCGCCTCCTCATCGCGATCGACGACTTCGGGACCGGGTACTCGTCGCTGAGCTACCTCAAACGCTTCGCCGTCGATATCTTGAAAATCGACCAGTCCTTCGTCCGCGACCTCACGACCGACCCCAACGCGCTGGCGATCGCCGAGGCCATCGTCGCCCTGGCGCGGTCGCTCAGGCTGGCGGTCGTCGCTGAGGGCGTGGAGACCAGAGAGCAGGTCGACGCCCTCCTGGATCTCGGGTGCGACGAAGGCCAGGGGTACTTCTTCAGCCGGCCGGTCCCGCCCGACGCCTTCGCTCAGTGGCTGGCCACGTGGCGATCGTAGACACAGTCATGGACAAACCATTAACCGACGTCCTCTGGGTGGCGTTCAGCGCGACGCTGGTGTTTCTCATGCAAGCGGGATTCCTCTGTCTGGAATCGGGGTTGACGCGAAGCAAGAACAACATCAACGTCGCGATGAAAAACCTGACCGACTTCGGGATCTCCGTTATCCTCTTCTGGGCGCTCGGGTACGCGCTCATGTTCGGCGCGTCGAAGGCGGGATGGATCGGATCAACGGGCTTCATGCTCCCGATCGGCCAGGGCGGGATGTGGCTGGCTGTCTTCTTCCTGTTCCAGGTCATGTTCTGCTCGACGTCCGTGACGATCGTCTCGGGGGCGGTCGCGGAACGCATGCGCTTCAGCGCCTATCTCATCACGGCCGCCCTCGCCTCCGGCCTGGTCTATCCCGTCTTCGGGCACTGGGCGTGGAACGGCGAGTACGAAGGGTCGTGGGCCGGCTGGCTGGGGAAAAACGGGTTCGTTGACTTCGCGGGCTCGAGCGTGGTTCACAGCGTGGGGGGCTGGGTTTCCCTGGCCGCGCTCCTGATTCTTGGGCCGCGCGCTGGCCGCTTCCCCCAAGACGGCCCGCCCAGAAGGCCACCAGGCGCCAACGTCCCCCTGGCGATGCTGGGCGTGATGCTCCTGTGGTTCGGCTGGTTCGGCTTCAACGGCGGCAGCACCCTCGCCCTGAACGAGCACGTGCCTCCGGTCATCGCAAACACGGTGCTGGCGGGGGCGACCGGGATGGTGGCCGCGCTCGGGATCGGCTGGTATATCCGGGGGCGCGCCGACGTCGATCTCGTCATCAACGGCTCACTGGCCGGCCTGGTCGCGGTCACGGCGAACGCCCACGCGGTTTCGGCTCTCGCGGCAGCGCTGATCGGCGCGGTCGGCGGGGTCGTGATGCTGGCCGCGGATCGCTTGCTGGAACGGCTTCGAATCGACGACGCCGTTGGGGCGATTCCCGTTCACCTCGGGGCCGGCATGTGGGGGACGCTGGCCGTCGCGCTGTTCGGCAGGCCGGAGATGCTGGGGACCGGCCTGGGTTTCGGTGCCCAGCTCAAGGTCCAGCTTCTGGGGATAGCGGCGTGCTTTCTCTGGACGTTCGGGGTGAGCTATGTCGTGTTCAACATCGTGAACCGGGTCCACCGCCTCCGCGTGACGCCGGACCAGGAGCACGCCGGCCTCAATGTGGCCGAGCACGGTGCCACCACGGAGGTGCTCGACCTGCTCACGGTCATGGCCTCCCAGGAGAAGACCCAGGACCTGAGCCTGCGGGCGCCGGTGGAGCCGTTCACCGAGGTCGGGCAGATCGCCCAGCTCTACAACCGCGTGATGGACGCCCTGGAGCGCGCGGTGGCCAAGACTCAGGCCATCGTCACCACGGCGATGGACGGCATCATCACCTTTTCGAAGGACGGGCTGCGGATCACCTCCTCGAACCCCGCTGCGGAGGGTATCTTCGGGTATCGGGGAGACCAGCTCACGGGCGAGCCGATTACGCGTCTTCTGGGCCCGCCATCGAGCGGCGGTCCCGGCGCGGCCGCCGGCCCTGTCCACTCCACGCTTTCCGGCCTCGTGTCGTCGGGCGGTTATCGTGAGATGCTCGGCCGGC
The DNA window shown above is from Candidatus Rokuibacteriota bacterium and carries:
- a CDS encoding N-acetylmuramoyl-L-alanine amidase, whose product is MRCLLAGWVLGSLLLGLFEGTAESRTLSVEIRGQERGQLPVFLTEDGVGYVSLSRLARLLGVKAAWSDKGTRATFKVGTRAARLVKDRAQVVVQGKTVRLSAPVRVLSSGWAVPEEFLTKALPLLVPAVGVGESRPPPPKPRVKPARAAAALEDLRFRSYPSFTRVVLEASDPFEFELELGPSEVRVRLSGLAVEHEQAEQLRDGLIRGLSLERRGAEALLRVSLEAPLGEAKTSVLREPYRAVLDFHRARERADTLRTQAGPLKVIVLDAGHGGHDPGAVGPNGLQEKEVVLDVTLRVAKMLEEGLGVKVAFTRTGDYFVPLRDRTAFANAQRADLFVSIHANAHRASVWEGVETYFLSSEASDNDARQVAALENGVIQLETRPPRGNLDILKTILWDLAQSEFQTESSRLAEIVLDSMTGSLRIANRGVKQAGFYVLGGAAMPAILVEIGFVTNRKEERKLMDSRYREQVARAIYAGLAEYKRRYDQKMRAILMEGAR
- a CDS encoding EAL domain-containing protein, producing the protein MDRRLVLIVDDDAEAREILRQAFLARGYECEEAGDGAEALEQFRASRPLLTISDVRMPGMDGLEFLKAARALDPTAAIVMLTGADDVQVGVECMKQGASDYLVKPVSRRDILDASERALERRRLLLARDEEQAQLARRVTEVTRDLDYVSQYDALTGLANRALFQDRLGRAQVRAERSGQPLAVMLVDVDHFKAINESLGYEAGDLFLKGVAERLRQCVRAVDSIARLGADEFAIVLEGLGRAELAAVVAERTLASFAVPFLVAGRELFVTVSVGIAVYPADGADAGALIKNADAALSGAKEQGRNAFRFYTPDLNASALERLALQAGLRRALERGELKLYYQPQVELKTGRVTGVEALLRWHHPERGLVPPGAFIPLAEESGLIIPIGEWVLRAGCAQAQAWQAGGVGPLRVAVNLSARQFRHARLRESVAAAVAEAGLDPRFLELELTEGLLMDPTDAVTRTLADLKAMRLLIAIDDFGTGYSSLSYLKRFAVDILKIDQSFVRDLTTDPNALAIAEAIVALARSLRLAVVAEGVETREQVDALLDLGCDEGQGYFFSRPVPPDAFAQWLATWRS
- the rph gene encoding ribonuclease PH, which translates into the protein MRHDGRRPDQLRPVRITRNFLRHPEGSVLVEFGETRVICTASVDDKVPQFLRGQGQGWVTAEYGMLPRATSTRMTREANRTGGRAQEIQRLVGRSLRAVVEMAKLGERTFWVDCDVIQADGGTRTAAITGGFIALADAFGKLVQGGLLPGLPLRDCVAAVSVGVVGGLPVLDLDYVEDSSAEVDMNVVMTGAREFVEVQGTAEHMPFGRDRLQEMLALAEAGIARLVALQRRALEARDDAVFSL
- a CDS encoding DUF433 domain-containing protein; protein product: MTEPELLKRITANSEIFGGKPIIRGMRVSVELILSLLAQGETIDAILADYPDLEPEDIRACLAYAHAVIANDSLDAVRVADK
- the rdgB gene encoding RdgB/HAM1 family non-canonical purine NTP pyrophosphatase, whose protein sequence is MEDSSRVFRHASKPRLVLATLNAAKARELESLLGAVPFDVVPLAAFPEARLPPEEVGSYAANALAKARAAARLAGALALADDSGLEVDALAGAPGVASARYGGPGLSDAGRCARLLEALRGVPAERRTARFRCVIALADPAGRERVVEATVEGRLTLAPRGTGGFGYDPIFLYPPLGQTFAGLAQEVKNRVSHRARAVALARELLLAWFPAAEP
- the smpB gene encoding SsrA-binding protein SmpB, yielding MAPSQGDRKAAERAVATNRKAWHDYQILETYEAGLVLRGTEVKSLREGKANFKDSYAAVEGNEVWLLGCHISPYHHGTDANHDPDRRRKLLLHRGEINRLLGKTQERGLTLVPLRLYFKHGRAKLELGLARGKKLYDKRRALRERETRREMDKAIRSRSRE